DNA sequence from the Augochlora pura isolate Apur16 chromosome 11, APUR_v2.2.1, whole genome shotgun sequence genome:
GTAAGTACATTCATTGAACGTTGTTCACGTCACAGTCCATCATCAGAAAACATTCTCCACAACATTTCTATATGGGACACTCACTATTGATATTTTACAATCGtgtttgttattttcattttagtaaaattgCAGGAGAATGAACGTTACCTCGATCGTTTaagaacaaaattgtaatagaagaaattgatttattaactaataaatattaatattaatttccattatatcgaaataaaaataaattcttctgttatgaGAGTTTCGGAACGAAAGCGCATAGAGATAATgaaagtaacaaaaattgtctggccctattaaggaaaatattaaggataaataaatgttaatggaCGCAACTTGAAaagaatcgtagtgcaaggggttaatgaatataattataaaaacgattttaattttaacaattgacCACTTTTTCATGTAGAAGAGAATACACTGCCTGAACcagaaattattgataataatggTTTGATGCACATAAATATGGGAGAAACTCTATATCTGAAGTGTGCCATTTTGGTCCCATGGGGTGTCGATTACGATATCTATTGGATGCCACTGCAACAGGTATCGATCTCGACATACAAATTTCATTGACGTTATCCACGCCCGACCGAATGAAATTCTACaatgtaatttgttatttcagaACAAGAGAGTGTCAAGCGGGTTTGAGAAGTTGCCTGATTACAATGGTGTCGCTAAGAAAATAACCGTATTGGAGGTCAAGGACGTGAACTACAACGACGAAGGTATTTACGAGTGCAGAGTGAAGAAGGGGATATATGAGAAGAATTCGCGTACTTATGTCCAGGTGCACGGTATGTATGGTCATTACCTGTGAAACATgaccataataataataataataataataataataataacacaatCCAGACAACAATATCTGGAGTTtaaaactgtatatatatatacagggtgttttgaaaaaattattcgaaagaactgcttcctttgcaaaaatgttccaCGATGCTTCATTATCacttttgttatttcaataaattatataaacaatattctaGCTTGCAGTAGCTCaaagttaaattttcgtttccatttttattttattttattattcatcgtttaaaaaaaaaactgtaacaATATTGGAGCTGACAATAGAGCAATCTAACACTTTTATCTGAATATTAGAtgtcaaattatttagaaaaagcggtaaattgttaacaattatgGTCGAGTGGTctggatcaccctgtataaaaaGACATAGTAGTATTTTATGTTTCGTGCATAAGACAGGCATTGTACTCCACGATTTCTGCTTATCCAATGTTTAGGATCATTAGATGCATTCGTGAACCTGGCATCTCGAGATTCGATCAGTCATTACAGGTGTTACGAAAGCGGTGAAGTGGAATGGGTTGTCGACGTCGAAGCATACCCTTTACCCCAACTGCGATGGTAAGTTGAAACCCTTTAACACTTTACGATCATATGTCTACTCTTAGCCACCAAacctaattatatttactaaataattatattaccaAAGCTATACTcttttttgtttctatataaaattaaaacatgttATCGTGTTACAcatatctaaattttaataaacaacaaattttgtttttcgtaCTTTAACATATTATTGCATATAGTTACTGTTCGtacaacgaaaattaatttcgaccaGCATGACATCtatgtataaacttaatacgactgcgaagggttaacatcgtcgcatttgtttaattagcgatattatttatattctctaTACCATATTctacattctatattttatatcatacaTTCTATGTTCTATTTTCCatgttctatattttacattacataTTGCCTATATTGTCTATATTCAGTATATTCTGTATAATCTCTATGTactagatttaataatattcaaaaatattcaatagtcaatattttatattcaatattctatattcaatattctatattcaatatcctatattcaatattttatattcaaaattctatattcaatatactatattcaatattctatattcaaaattctatattcaaaAGTCTATATTcaaaattctatattcaatattctatattcaaaattctatatttcctatattttttatattttatatattctatatattctatacattctatatattctatatatataaactatatatattccatatattttatatattctttctattgtatatattctacatattcgatatattctatgtatattatgtattctTTATGTTCTACATATTCTATTCATcctgtatattctatattgtttACGATTTACCACTACTATTTATATCTTCACGTAAAGATCTCCAGTTCATCTACTTTTCCTCAATGCCttgttatagaaaattttacattttaggGTTCACAGAAACATCGACGAAGTTACGAAAAGTTTATTGCCACGCGGCCGGTCCAGATTTTTAATCGACAGTTCGTGCTGCCAGCCGAAATTGAGAATCAACCGTTTAAAGTTGAGCGACATGGGAACGTATTCCATCCAAGCATTCAAtcagtataaaaatgtaacgtTGGACTTCACGTTGGACGTAGTTGGTAcgctattttcattattcctcaatgaaatgtgaaaaatgattaaccccttgtcgttgCATTATTTACCGTACCATCCTATTGGCTGCGATATTCAATTTTCCCGgcgaatatacagggtgtcccataagtcgctcgcaatcgggaaataaTGGATTCGAGCAACTTTTctctttgaaaaaattttctccgagccGTCATTAAGGAATTATCGACGAAAAACACGGACCAATCAGAGAGAGCGAGTGCAGTCGATAGTCAGTCCTTGTGGCCGCGATCActcattggtcaccgtttttcgcgaataactcgtaaacgaagacAAGGATTGTGtcttcgctaaggaaaaagttgcttcagaTGATTCCAGGAATCTCCCATTTCCTACTcgttagacatttttgggtTACCCTGTAGACGCACAATAAATGAAGGTTAGGTCTTCTTCTAggtatttcttcttcttcaatgAATTTGTCATAGTCGACAAAATTCTAATCGTTGCCGTCGCAAAGATAATGGCATCGCAGAGGGTTGATCGAAGTGACTGCGTCGCTTCCGTGATCTACCGTTTCATTGTATATGAGTTTTTCCAGCTAGGCCAAAGGTGTACTTACGTAAACAGGACTCGCACTACTTCCAGAACCAGGTGGCTAAGATAGAATGCCACGTGGAAGGGTTTCCGAAGCCGAATATTACCTGGATTTACAGCAAATGTCCCAATTATCCTATCTGCGGCGACGGTACTGTTGAGTATTTAAAGGTGAGCAATGTTTTAACACCTAACCTCCGAAATACGAGCACGTGACTGACCAAGACACGCGGCACCATGTCGACGTCGAGTACACGGTGTAAGAAAGGGTTATGCCATGGCTACCCTAGACGTTTATCCACATCTTTAGATCGATGGGgatatattaacaatacttttcacaaaatacttttaattattgttaattatttaattattattaacatttctacTCTTCTCAATGGATAGAGTGGAATGCGATCATAAAGAATTTGACCTTGAAAgcatcataataaatttttattttaaattctgccACTGCTTAGAATAACAAAGGGAaaccaatattttatataaatattttaactttttatctgagcctatAAAATTTAAGAGATGCGTTTAGAACACCAAGGAAAGCGGAACCGTGACTCGCCTACTCTCAACAATATCGGCGACCCTTGACATGGCCGGCGGACTCACCTGCAATGCGTGCAACATTCTTGGCTGCAGAAGCGTCACCGAATATGTGAATTTTTTCGGTAAGAACGAGACTGTAAATGccttttaacaatattaaagttatGTCTTGGAacttgttaaggttatgtcaagattatgttaagtttatgtCGAGATTACATTAGGGTGTCGCATAAGTTTTTTCCGCACCACGTCATGTACGACATCGAGAGTATGCTCGATGTAAATCCGGGACATAGTGTGCGCAAGATAGTGGATTCTATATTATGTtttactctattccactcaATTTTGCCCTATTCTTCTCTGTTTTGCtttattctactctgttacGTTCGATTCCACTCTGTTATAGCATACtcgatattatattgtactctGTTCCATGCAATTCCAATCTTTTTCACTCTATTACACTCTTTTCGGTTCCATTCAATTcaattccactctattccactttgttccactctattcaactctattacgctctatttcactttattccactctatcATACTCTCTTCTATTGTGTTATACTCTATCCGACTTTATTTCATACTATGCTACTCTATTCTGCTCCATTCTACTCTGGTACATTCTATTCCTCTTTCTTCAACCTTATTCTAATCTACTCCATTGTATTCagctctattctactctgttacaTTCTATTCCACTGTATTCAATTCTACTCTGCTCTAtgacgttctttttttttagatttgattgaaaatatttcagatagaAGGGAATTCGGTATGGAACTCACGAAGGACACCGTGTTAGAGGGTGACGACTGGGAGCTGATCTGTTATGCttctattcaaaattatttggattTCTTTGATTGGAGCACCGACAACGGTCGAATTGTATCATCTGGTAATAcgattttcgatattttcaccAAGAGCGCGccttcatttaaatttattatcaattttaaattaaattagatcaattttaaatatctcttCTTATAATTCCATTTAGGATCGTAAGTTTCTTATATGTCAAGTTTTGTTGTCTGTACACAAATTAGtgttactaaattattatcataaattttgaaaacaataaataatactttaattaccaagattttattttgtgtcGCTCGTAACCCCACGACGCCGCTTATGTCGAGAAACGAAAGGGAGGGGGGGTCGTTCTGcgattaataacgaaaataaagtttaataaaaaaattgaacgcTCCAGagataatatattgaaattcttAGGCAGGATCACTGTCAGTCGAGGGAGGACGCAGTCAGCGTACAGATCGGTTTTGAAGATACGCAACGTGAACCTACAGGACTCGCAGGAATATATTTGCACAGGGAAATCTAGGAATCATTGGATTCGAACTTCGGGTTATCATTTGGAAGTGAAGGGTAATTTGGAATGCAAATTAGTAAAATGTTTGTATGatgtattgttaaataatattactttcgTTTTAGCTGGCCGGGCGCCTGTTATAATTGATACGAATTTGGAGAAAAACGAATTAATCATCGATGTTACCGCACCAGGTCACAAGGGGATTGAATTTCATTGCATCGCGGATGGTAAACCTAAACCGAGCATCAGTTGGTTTAAGGTAAGcgattagaaaaattactataacgTGTATTAATAATCTAGATACAATGTATTACATTACAATGTAGTATTACactatatactgtatattgtattgtatactatattaggttagtattgtatactatattttgtaCAGTTATTGAATACTGATAGacttttagtatattatatggtATATTACATCATACATTGTctagtttattatatactatattcgACAATTTGCTTTGGTTCAATTATTGGAAACtgatacatatttattgtagtataatatatagtatataatataatacattatatcatACACTGAATATTccattatacagggtggtccacctAAGTACGGCCACCTAAATATCTCCTCTAATTACGGAGatacatacaaattttttttgcTATTTCAATGGTTTGGGAAGAGCTATCATACTGcaaaaaaatctttttctaaggtaatttttttcgaagttttcaaggtcatcgatgtttttttgcttataattgtataatttttttattacattgcgtaacttatgtaaaaatacattcagATATGTACATTATATGACCTTGAAATGACCTtggaaatcaaaaattaaccctcttagtaccgaacaacgatatatcgtcgttggctaTTATTGgcaagatagttttcttaatatttttattaaacaataatttcattccccattttttctccctttttgaacttgttatttatcaggcttttcaaaattcttgcaatttcgttccgaaactttatcaaactttgtcaaacgagttttaaacatttcgctcaaaTACAGACTtatttggccggtactaagaagGTTAAATAGGAACGACAAATTTTTGTCTATCGAGATCTTATCGATGAAGATGTCGTCAGGGAATCtgtaagtataaataaacatgtttACTATCACGTAACCCCatcataaaatttgtaatacttttttacgaacctatttttgaaattgtcaTTGTAATACATGTTCGAAATGATGTCCCTCCACATCGATACATGTTTTAAAACGTACAATAAGAGACTCTCTGACCCCTTGAAATGTTGCGGGATTAATTGCAGCACAAGtgtagtaaaataaaactgaaatagatataacaaaatattttattcctctGATAGTGGCTACGGGTTCTTTCAGTACGTCTACGCAGTTCGAATTCTCGCAAACAAGTGTCCCAAGATCTCTGCCTCGCCACCCGTCCTCGAATTTCCACTTGGGCCCCCTTTCTTCCAATGTTTAGGCGATCTCTCATCAGCGACCAAACGAACGCCGTAGGAATTCTCGGGACCAGCGAACAGAGGTTCTTCTCCGAGCTTCGCTTTCACAAGCTCTTATTATCCTGTTTTTCATGTCCTCTGGCGTTGTTAGTTCATTAGAATAGACAACATGTTTTAAATGCCCCCACAAGAAATAATCCATAGGCGTGATATCCGGAGACAGGGCTGACCACGCTACATGTCCAGTACGTCCAATCCAACAATTTGGAAACAATGTATCTAAAACTTGTCTTGCACGACGTGTAGAATGGGCTGGGCAACCATCGTGCTGATACCACATTCTTCTACGAATGTCTAATGGTATATCATCTAAAAGCATCTGTAACTCATTTTGCAGGAATGTTACGTACTTTTGCCCATTTAATGTACCATTTATGAAATAAGGACCGATTATTTGATTGCCCGAGATACCGCACCAGACATTTGCGGTCCAAGGTCTCTGTCTATCCACTTGTCTCAACCACCGTGATTTTCTGATGACCAATAATGTATGTTTCTCAAGTTTAGTTGGCCATGATTGGTAAAAGATGCCTCATCGGTAAACAACGTACTCTCAAAAAACGATTCATCGCTTTCATACTGCTGTAAACCTCATCGACAAAAATTCatgcaattttcaaaatcttgTCCATGAAGATCCTGATGGAGAGATAcatgaaatgaatgaaatttttgtttctgaaGTATTCGTATTATGCTTGTTTTGGATATAGTAGTAATCCGTTCCAATTGTCGTGTACTAACATACGGATTTTCAGCAACTTTTTCCATAATAAATCTCGTATTTAATTCGTTTGTAACATTATAGGTTCGCATACGTTTCTTCGTATTGACACTACCACTttcaaaaaaatgtttgactATCTTTCCATATGTACTACGCACTGAACAGTTATGTTCAGGAAATTTCTCTCGGTACAATCGAACAGCTTGCCTTAAATGCCGATCACTCTTCCCATAAATCAGAATCATATCAATTTTCTCTTGCTTTGAATAACTCatcgtgaaaaataatattgtagaaattaatattaataaatcccACGAGATTCCGTGGTAATACAAAACAACTTCAACGACGGCGACAATGGTAATAACTACGGCAATGCACAAGTCCGTAGGGTGACGGTTTTTACTAGACCGTTACTAGCCTTTTTCCACATTATCCTCTCCATTTTCCACAttatactctctctctctcttgcattcaTTCTCTTTCACTCTGTCTCACTTgctatctcattcttactcattctctctatttctttatttatttccctttCAGTCACTCACGCACTATCTTTCGGCCGTGCAGGACTCCGAGGGTCCTAAGCAATAAACTCGGTCACTCGAAGCTACCAAAACACTCTGTCAACATCTGTTCCATTTCTAACATTTTACGACACTCGCCCGCACCATTCTGCTCGTCAAACTCGAAAAAACCTTATAAGATCGTTAAACTGACAAATTGATTGAGAATTTCAGGAGTCATTTGCAGTGTGACAGTAAACATGTTTACTTACGCTTACAGATTCCCTGCCGACATCTTCATCGATAAGATCTCGATAGACAAAAATTTGTCGTTCCCATTTAATTCTTGATTTCCAAGGTCATTTCAAGGTCATATAATGTACATATctgaatgtatttttacataagTTACACAatgcaataaacaaaattatataaacataactttgacataaccttaacgtACCTAACTAACcttcgataatttattttggtgaaattattaaaaaattgacataaTTCGACAGGACGGTATACAGCTAACAGTCAACAATAAAGAGTACAAGTTTTCGAATAACTCTCAAACACTCGAGCTGGACTATCTTTTGGAAGTCGACAGCGGAGAGTACGTTTGTCGAGCGGAGAACCCGCTCGGTAAAACAGAAGTTTATCAACAAGTAACGATAAAAGGTGATTTGttatattagaaattctaTGTGCTCGAGAGTAAGAAATCTCAAtttccgttttctttttcatcaaCAGGCGAaggaattgtaaataatacgcTTGTAGGTCTGATCGTTTTAATTGTCATATTAGCAGTGGTCGTTGTGATTCTGATAATCTACTTCATCCGAATGGTTCACCGTGAAAGGGTAATTTCGGTTTTTGGTATTACGCAGTGACGTTATCGTAACAATTTCGTCAATTTTTTATGGTTTTTCAGAAAATCAGAGATCAATTAATGAAAGCTCGTCCTGTGCGTTTCCAGAGAGCAGCTGGTAACACTTCCAGTCGAAATTTGTATGTAGACGATCCAACTGGCTTGTCCTCtcatttgtaataaatggtaaattcccatagaatatattaaactccttcaaataaaaatctagtaCTCCATTTTTATCGTAGAAAAGTGTTTGGTCCTGAGTCTACTTCTGTACCTTGTTTGTAGCTATTACCACGTGCCTATATGTCTGTAACATAtatgtttgtaaaaatataatattagacaGCCTAtatgtttgtaaaaatataatattagagcttatctctatatttcatttgtgGAAATGTACGCTATGCAGGATTCTGACTAGCATGTATCAATACCTAAGACAGGTGAGGTATACCTCGTTTGTGTTAGTTCACCTAAACTAGTgagcta
Encoded proteins:
- the LOC144477353 gene encoding vascular endothelial growth factor receptor 1-like isoform X2 — translated: MLCRHRSFLSAVVLLSYLCRDFTVTNALSIIKEGSSYEKICNSDREMFFTYPTSRTNDSDTAFTYTSPVEISKFQYKNGSHSYQILRRNIVFGDTGWYGCSNKPILISNGGTADAIIDWNYLFVESETVRFVEQANLHNLVAIVGEDIVIPCRPTLPTVEVNLTKHDGNGKNEVLLDHDFDPKIGFTLRKIDGLQSGLYICTMEPDQKVSYNVVIAEENTLPEPEIIDNNGLMHINMGETLYLKCAILVPWGVDYDIYWMPLQQNKRVSSGFEKLPDYNGVAKKITVLEVKDVNYNDEGIYECRVKKGIYEKNSRTYVQVHGSLDAFVNLASRDSISHYRCYESGEVEWVVDVEAYPLPQLRWVHRNIDEVTKSLLPRGRSRFLIDSSCCQPKLRINRLKLSDMGTYSIQAFNQYKNVTLDFTLDVVARPKVYLRKQDSHYFQNQVAKIECHVEGFPKPNITWIYSKCPNYPICGDGTVEYLKNTKESGTVTRLLSTISATLDMAGGLTCNACNILGCRSVTEYVNFFDRREFGMELTKDTVLEGDDWELICYASIQNYLDFFDWSTDNGRIVSSGRITVSRGRTQSAYRSVLKIRNVNLQDSQEYICTGKSRNHWIRTSGYHLEVKAGRAPVIIDTNLEKNELIIDVTAPGHKGIEFHCIADGKPKPSISWFKDGIQLTVNNKEYKFSNNSQTLELDYLLEVDSGEYVCRAENPLGKTEVYQQVTIKGEGIVNNTLVGLIVLIVILAVVVVILIIYFIRMVHRERKIRDQLMKARPVRFQRAAGNTSSRNLYVDDPTGLSSHL
- the LOC144477353 gene encoding vascular endothelial growth factor receptor 1-like isoform X1, whose amino-acid sequence is MLCRHRSFLSAVVLLSYLCRDFTVTNALSIIKEGSSYEKICNSDREMFFTYPTSRTNDSDTAFTYTSPVEISKFQYKNGSHSYQILRRNIVFGDTGWYGCSNKPILISNGGTADAIIDWNYLFVESETVRFVEQANLHNLVAIVGEDIVIPCRPTLPTVEVNLTKHDGNGKNEVLLDHDFDPKIGFTLRKIDGLQSGLYICTMEPDQKVSYNVVIAEENTLPEPEIIDNNGLMHINMGETLYLKCAILVPWGVDYDIYWMPLQQNKRVSSGFEKLPDYNGVAKKITVLEVKDVNYNDEGIYECRVKKGIYEKNSRTYVQVHGSLDAFVNLASRDSISHYRCYESGEVEWVVDVEAYPLPQLRWVHRNIDEVTKSLLPRGRSRFLIDSSCCQPKLRINRLKLSDMGTYSIQAFNQYKNVTLDFTLDVVARPKVYLRKQDSHYFQNQVAKIECHVEGFPKPNITWIYSKCPNYPICGDGTVEYLKNTKESGTVTRLLSTISATLDMAGGLTCNACNILGCRSVTEYVNFFDLIENISDRREFGMELTKDTVLEGDDWELICYASIQNYLDFFDWSTDNGRIVSSGRITVSRGRTQSAYRSVLKIRNVNLQDSQEYICTGKSRNHWIRTSGYHLEVKAGRAPVIIDTNLEKNELIIDVTAPGHKGIEFHCIADGKPKPSISWFKDGIQLTVNNKEYKFSNNSQTLELDYLLEVDSGEYVCRAENPLGKTEVYQQVTIKGEGIVNNTLVGLIVLIVILAVVVVILIIYFIRMVHRERKIRDQLMKARPVRFQRAAGNTSSRNLYVDDPTGLSSHL